One stretch of Halobaculum marinum DNA includes these proteins:
- a CDS encoding cryptochrome/photolyase family protein: MRLFWHRRDLRVADNRGLAAAAADGDTVVPVFVFDDDVLAHGADPRVRFMLDALAALREAYRERGSDLVVARGDPAAELPRLADEHDADAVFWNEDYSGLARERDARVRMALDDAGVARETRHDAVHHEPGTITTNQGDPYAVYTYFWKKWRDRDKHDPFDAPAADALVDVTGDDLPTIAELGFADPEADVQEAGTAAARERLATFCEDAIYRYDEDRDFPAKHATSRLSTDLKWGTIGVREVYEATATAKAEADADGDDDAVEAVEEFQSQLAWREFYTQVLWANPEVVSRNYKEYERPIEWRDDDEAMADLQAWKDGETGYPIVDAGMRQLKEEAYMHNRVRMIVASFLTKDLLLDWRHGYEHFKEHLADHDTANDNGGWQWAASTGTDAQPYFRIFNPMTQGERYDPDAEYVTEYVPELASVSPDNVHSWHELSVGRRRQLAPQYPDPIVDHSEMRERALSMFKRARGEEEEEASAD; the protein is encoded by the coding sequence ATGCGACTGTTCTGGCACCGACGGGACCTGCGAGTCGCCGACAACCGCGGACTCGCGGCGGCGGCGGCCGACGGCGACACGGTCGTGCCGGTGTTCGTCTTCGACGACGACGTGCTGGCGCACGGGGCGGACCCCCGCGTCCGGTTCATGCTCGACGCGCTCGCCGCCCTCCGCGAGGCCTACCGCGAGCGCGGGTCGGACCTGGTCGTCGCCCGCGGCGACCCGGCCGCGGAACTCCCGCGACTCGCCGACGAGCACGACGCCGACGCCGTGTTCTGGAACGAGGACTACTCCGGCCTCGCCCGTGAACGCGACGCCCGCGTCCGCATGGCGCTCGACGACGCCGGCGTCGCCCGCGAGACGCGCCACGACGCCGTCCACCACGAACCCGGGACGATCACGACCAACCAGGGCGACCCGTACGCCGTCTACACCTACTTCTGGAAGAAGTGGCGCGACCGCGACAAACACGACCCGTTCGACGCGCCCGCCGCGGATGCCCTCGTGGACGTGACCGGCGACGACCTCCCGACGATAGCGGAACTGGGCTTCGCCGACCCCGAGGCGGACGTGCAGGAGGCGGGGACGGCGGCCGCCCGCGAACGACTCGCCACCTTCTGCGAGGACGCCATCTACCGGTACGACGAGGACCGCGACTTCCCCGCGAAGCACGCCACCTCGCGACTCTCGACCGACCTCAAGTGGGGGACCATCGGCGTCCGCGAGGTGTACGAGGCGACGGCGACTGCGAAGGCCGAGGCGGACGCCGACGGCGACGACGACGCGGTCGAGGCGGTCGAGGAGTTCCAGTCGCAGTTGGCGTGGCGGGAGTTCTACACGCAGGTGCTGTGGGCGAACCCCGAGGTGGTGAGCCGGAACTACAAGGAGTACGAACGTCCCATCGAGTGGCGCGACGACGACGAGGCGATGGCGGACCTGCAGGCGTGGAAGGACGGCGAGACGGGGTACCCCATCGTCGACGCCGGGATGCGCCAGCTGAAGGAGGAGGCGTACATGCACAACCGCGTCCGGATGATCGTCGCCTCGTTCCTCACGAAGGACCTCCTGCTCGACTGGCGCCACGGCTACGAGCACTTCAAAGAGCACCTCGCGGACCACGACACCGCCAACGACAACGGTGGGTGGCAGTGGGCCGCCTCGACGGGGACGGACGCGCAGCCGTACTTCCGCATCTTCAACCCGATGACGCAGGGAGAACGCTACGACCCCGACGCGGAGTACGTCACGGAGTACGTGCCCGAACTCGCGAGCGTCTCGCCCGACAACGTCCACTCGTGGCACGAACTGTCGGTCGGGCGCCGGCGACAACTCGCGCCGCAGTATCCCGACCCCATCGTCGACCACTCGGAGATGCGGGAACGGGCGCTCTCGATGTTCAAGCGCGCCCGCGGTGAGGAGGAGGAAGAAGCGAGCGCCGACTGA
- a CDS encoding MBL fold metallo-hydrolase: MIHNLAAGVQAFTSNAFLVSGPASADSPAASDDGDHGRRVLVDTGSNFDILPLVRERVDDLDAVVLTHTHHDHVGNVEAVCDAFGVETWGFDTSQPNVDNAIADEATVEMGLGSYEALHTPGHKDDHLCLYDEDASVLFAGDLIFQNGGFGRTDLEEGDRAALIRSIDRVRERVGGSLAEMHVGHGPSVLDAPFDHVELAAQAARMG, translated from the coding sequence ATGATCCACAACCTCGCCGCGGGCGTGCAGGCGTTCACGAGCAACGCGTTCCTCGTCTCCGGCCCCGCGAGCGCCGACAGCCCCGCCGCGAGCGACGACGGCGACCACGGCCGTCGCGTCCTCGTCGACACTGGGTCGAACTTCGACATTCTGCCGCTCGTCCGGGAGCGCGTCGACGACCTCGACGCCGTCGTCCTCACCCACACGCACCACGACCACGTCGGCAACGTCGAGGCCGTCTGCGACGCGTTCGGCGTGGAGACGTGGGGGTTCGACACGAGTCAGCCGAACGTCGACAACGCCATCGCCGACGAGGCGACCGTCGAGATGGGGCTCGGGAGCTACGAAGCACTCCACACGCCCGGGCACAAGGACGACCACCTCTGTCTGTACGACGAGGACGCGAGCGTCCTGTTCGCCGGCGACTTGATCTTCCAGAACGGCGGCTTCGGGCGGACGGATCTGGAGGAAGGCGACCGCGCGGCGCTGATCCGGAGCATCGACCGCGTCCGCGAGCGCGTCGGCGGCTCCCTGGCCGAGATGCACGTCGGGCACGGGCCCAGCGTGCTCGACGCGCCGTTCGACCACGTCGAGTTGGCGGCGCAGGCGGCGCGGATGGGGTAG
- a CDS encoding zf-TFIIB domain-containing protein, with amino-acid sequence MGHCPHCETELRELVESDTDARYAGGVTVWECAACGAVLGTSGVGV; translated from the coding sequence ATGGGCCACTGTCCTCACTGCGAGACCGAACTTCGCGAACTGGTCGAGAGCGACACCGACGCTCGCTACGCCGGCGGCGTGACCGTGTGGGAGTGTGCCGCCTGCGGAGCGGTCCTCGGGACGAGCGGCGTCGGCGTGTGA
- a CDS encoding DUF5827 family protein → MPIEKDEFSALYPCDFYTPEELFEPDQMYTVYEIARLLQGLEPDAEIDEGTEEILLDWAIPWVMTNAEDLVVAEPRTDDEPGYYGVERDGDLSSNADDADE, encoded by the coding sequence ATGCCGATCGAGAAGGACGAGTTCTCCGCGCTGTACCCCTGCGACTTCTACACGCCCGAGGAGCTGTTCGAGCCGGACCAGATGTACACCGTCTACGAGATCGCGCGCCTGCTCCAGGGACTGGAGCCGGACGCCGAGATCGACGAGGGGACCGAAGAGATCCTCCTCGACTGGGCGATCCCGTGGGTGATGACCAACGCCGAGGACCTCGTCGTCGCCGAACCGCGCACGGACGACGAGCCGGGGTACTACGGGGTGGAGCGCGACGGCGACCTGTCGAGCAACGCCGACGACGCCGACGAGTAA
- a CDS encoding winged helix-turn-helix domain-containing protein, producing MSDGQDAGVGAGESTETSVAPDDAFAALGDETRLRTVRELAAADQPLGFTDLFERVVDDPSKPSAGFAYHLRKLNGRYVDTDDEGRYRLTFAGRQAARALAAGVYTERVDREPEGVAGDCPVCVASSLEAQIADNHVAVTCVDCGTELLALPFPPSGVRGRDTDEVLDAFDAYHRARLRQLADGVCPDCAGRAVGRIAFVEPTALPGVAEGESRPVVAGACEECDFSIRVPVSVALADHPTVVAFLADHGVDARERPLWNLGPEWSEAVLSTDPPAVRVSVALDGEVVRLLVGNGPTVVDAERTTTGTEEGGEHEKNEKSERSEKSERSEKRDDDQEATAAGSS from the coding sequence GTGAGTGATGGGCAGGACGCTGGGGTGGGAGCGGGCGAGTCGACCGAGACCTCGGTCGCGCCCGACGACGCGTTCGCCGCGCTCGGCGACGAGACCCGCCTGCGAACCGTCCGCGAACTCGCCGCCGCCGACCAACCGCTCGGATTCACCGACCTGTTCGAGCGCGTCGTCGACGACCCGTCGAAGCCGTCAGCCGGGTTCGCCTACCACCTCCGAAAACTGAACGGGCGCTACGTCGACACCGACGACGAGGGGCGGTACCGCCTGACGTTCGCGGGTCGACAGGCCGCCCGCGCGCTCGCGGCGGGCGTTTACACCGAGCGCGTCGACCGCGAACCGGAGGGGGTCGCCGGCGACTGTCCGGTCTGTGTGGCGAGTTCGCTGGAGGCGCAGATCGCAGACAACCACGTCGCCGTCACCTGCGTCGACTGCGGAACCGAACTGCTCGCGCTCCCGTTCCCTCCGAGCGGCGTCCGCGGTCGCGACACCGACGAGGTCCTCGACGCCTTCGACGCGTACCACCGCGCCCGGTTGCGCCAACTGGCAGACGGCGTCTGTCCGGACTGCGCCGGGCGCGCCGTCGGTCGGATCGCGTTCGTCGAACCGACCGCGCTTCCCGGCGTCGCTGAGGGAGAGTCGCGCCCGGTGGTCGCGGGTGCCTGCGAGGAGTGCGACTTCTCGATTCGGGTGCCGGTGTCGGTCGCCCTCGCGGACCACCCGACCGTCGTCGCCTTCCTCGCCGACCACGGGGTCGACGCCCGCGAGCGTCCCCTCTGGAACCTCGGCCCGGAGTGGAGCGAGGCCGTGCTGTCGACCGACCCGCCCGCGGTCCGCGTGTCGGTCGCACTCGACGGCGAGGTGGTGCGTCTCCTCGTCGGCAATGGCCCGACCGTCGTCGACGCCGAACGAACGACGACCGGGACGGAGGAGGGGGGCGAGCACGAGAAGAACGAGAAGAGCGAGAGAAGCGAGAAGAGCGAGAGAAGCGAGAAGCGCGACGACGATCAGGAGGCGACGGCGGCGGGGTCGTCGTAG
- a CDS encoding MBL fold metallo-hydrolase, protein MDLADGVYALDLTIERPDGDVVIRPTAVETPKGLLLVDTGIPGQEGQIADALAAHGLDIADVHGVVLTHHDGDHAGSLSAVVDAGDDPVVYAHEAAAPFVDGREFPIKSDPDDGRYPAVPVDVELQDGVTFRTDAGPMRAVFTPGHAPGHLAFHLPDVGLLLAGDALRVEDGELVGFAEHFTPDEAEATRSVARLAELNVETVHCFHGGSVAATADDIAAVYDSLAAQYLD, encoded by the coding sequence ATGGACCTCGCAGACGGTGTGTACGCGCTTGACCTCACCATCGAGCGACCGGACGGGGACGTAGTCATCCGCCCGACGGCGGTCGAGACGCCGAAGGGACTCCTCCTCGTCGACACCGGCATCCCGGGGCAGGAGGGGCAAATCGCGGACGCGCTCGCCGCCCACGGCCTCGACATCGCAGACGTTCACGGGGTCGTCTTGACCCACCACGACGGCGACCACGCCGGGTCGCTCTCGGCGGTCGTCGACGCGGGCGACGACCCCGTCGTGTACGCGCACGAGGCGGCGGCGCCGTTCGTCGACGGGCGCGAGTTCCCCATCAAGAGCGACCCCGACGACGGGCGCTACCCCGCGGTCCCGGTGGACGTGGAGCTCCAAGACGGCGTGACGTTCCGGACCGACGCCGGCCCGATGCGCGCGGTGTTCACGCCCGGCCACGCGCCGGGGCACCTCGCGTTCCACCTTCCCGATGTCGGCCTGTTACTCGCGGGTGACGCGCTGCGCGTCGAGGACGGCGAGCTCGTCGGCTTCGCCGAACACTTCACGCCCGACGAGGCCGAGGCGACGCGTTCGGTGGCTCGGCTCGCGGAGTTGAACGTAGAGACCGTCCACTGCTTCCACGGCGGCAGTGTCGCGGCGACCGCCGACGACATCGCCGCCGTGTACGACTCGCTCGCGGCGCAGTACCTCGACTGA
- a CDS encoding proteasome subunit beta, translating into MDDSTPGEASLGTTIVGIVARTDSFTSDPPAGSTRADGDAVVLASDRRASLGRMVSSKDAQKVHPLGETAALAFTGSVSGAQALVADLDTERRLYELRRGQRMSTTALAGYAAAAMRQQPYGVQHLLGGVDGDGARLFTFDAGGSILEQPFAADGSGGPFAYGTLEAGYEPGMAVADAERLAARAVAAASERDTASGNGLQLVTLTPDGVDDRVYDDPAAVAS; encoded by the coding sequence ATGGACGACAGTACCCCGGGCGAGGCGTCGCTCGGCACGACCATCGTCGGTATCGTCGCGAGAACTGACAGCTTCACTAGCGATCCACCTGCCGGGAGCACGCGTGCCGACGGCGACGCGGTGGTGCTCGCGTCGGACCGTCGCGCGAGTCTCGGACGGATGGTGTCGAGCAAGGACGCCCAGAAGGTCCACCCGCTCGGCGAGACTGCGGCGCTGGCGTTCACCGGTTCCGTATCTGGCGCGCAGGCGCTCGTCGCCGACCTCGACACCGAGCGACGGCTGTACGAACTCCGCCGCGGTCAGCGGATGTCGACGACCGCGCTCGCGGGCTACGCGGCCGCCGCGATGCGCCAACAGCCGTACGGCGTCCAGCACCTCCTCGGTGGCGTCGACGGCGACGGCGCCCGCCTGTTCACGTTCGACGCCGGGGGGTCTATCCTCGAACAGCCGTTCGCCGCCGACGGCTCCGGCGGCCCGTTCGCCTACGGGACACTCGAAGCAGGCTACGAACCCGGGATGGCTGTCGCCGACGCGGAACGACTCGCGGCCCGCGCAGTCGCCGCCGCGAGCGAGCGCGACACCGCCTCCGGGAACGGACTCCAGTTGGTGACGCTCACCCCCGACGGCGTCGACGACCGCGTCTACGACGACCCCGCCGCCGTCGCCTCCTGA
- a CDS encoding 6-hydroxymethylpterin diphosphokinase MptE-like protein, with translation MDFDDWEPIYEAILADFGFDRTADETVRDRAAAYATPFDLDRLDCAGDTVAVAGAGPSLEADAALARDADRVFAASTATDRLDDLGVAVDAMVTDLDKNPGTGLARTDRGAVVVAHAHGDNGDLVDEWLPRYDAAHTLVTTQAAPVDAVANYGGFTDGDRAAFLADACGAANLVFPGWDFDDPDVDGMKARKLDWAERLLHLLERRRGERFAVLDGRRDDIDAL, from the coding sequence ATGGACTTCGACGACTGGGAGCCGATCTACGAGGCGATCCTCGCCGACTTCGGCTTCGACCGAACTGCCGACGAGACCGTGCGCGACCGCGCCGCTGCGTACGCGACACCGTTCGACCTCGACCGCCTCGACTGCGCGGGCGACACCGTCGCCGTCGCCGGCGCGGGACCGTCGCTCGAAGCCGACGCAGCGTTGGCCCGCGACGCTGATCGCGTCTTCGCCGCCTCCACGGCGACTGACCGTCTGGACGACCTCGGGGTCGCGGTGGACGCGATGGTGACGGACCTCGACAAGAACCCCGGAACTGGCCTCGCCCGCACCGACCGCGGCGCCGTCGTCGTCGCCCACGCTCACGGCGACAACGGCGACCTCGTCGACGAGTGGCTCCCCCGCTACGACGCCGCCCACACGCTCGTCACCACGCAGGCGGCGCCCGTCGACGCGGTGGCGAACTACGGCGGCTTCACCGACGGCGACCGCGCGGCCTTCCTCGCGGACGCCTGCGGCGCCGCCAACCTCGTGTTCCCCGGGTGGGACTTCGACGACCCCGACGTGGACGGGATGAAGGCGCGGAAACTCGACTGGGCCGAGCGTCTCCTCCACCTGCTCGAACGCCGCCGCGGCGAGCGGTTCGCCGTCCTCGACGGGCGCCGTGACGACATCGACGCGCTGTGA
- the sod gene encoding superoxide dismutase, giving the protein MSYELDPLPYDYDALEPHISEQVLTWHHDTHHQGYVNGWNSAEETLAENRESGDFGSSAGAIRNVTHNSSGHILHDLFWQNMSPEGGDEPSGALADRIAEDFGSYEAWKGEFEAAAGNASGWALLVYDTFSNQLRNVVVDKHDQGAIWGGHPILALDVWEHSYYYDYGPARGDFVSAFFEVVDWNEPSARYEQAVELFE; this is encoded by the coding sequence ATGAGCTACGAACTCGATCCGCTGCCGTACGACTACGACGCCCTCGAACCGCACATCAGCGAACAGGTGCTGACGTGGCATCACGACACCCACCACCAGGGCTACGTCAACGGCTGGAACTCCGCCGAGGAGACCCTCGCCGAGAACCGCGAGAGCGGCGACTTCGGCTCGTCTGCGGGCGCCATCCGCAACGTCACGCACAACTCGTCGGGTCACATCCTGCACGACCTGTTCTGGCAGAACATGAGCCCCGAGGGCGGCGACGAGCCGTCTGGCGCGCTCGCGGACCGCATCGCCGAGGACTTCGGTTCCTACGAGGCGTGGAAGGGCGAGTTCGAGGCCGCCGCCGGCAACGCGTCCGGCTGGGCACTCCTCGTCTACGACACCTTCAGCAACCAGCTCCGCAACGTGGTCGTCGACAAGCACGACCAGGGTGCGATCTGGGGCGGTCACCCGATCCTCGCGCTCGACGTGTGGGAGCACTCGTACTACTACGACTACGGCCCGGCCCGCGGCGACTTCGTCTCCGCGTTCTTCGAGGTCGTCGACTGGAACGAGCCCAGCGCCCGCTACGAGCAGGCCGTCGAGCTCTTCGAGTAA
- a CDS encoding DJ-1/PfpI family protein: MNIAVVLYEGFDELDAIGPFEVFRTAEAKGADFHTRLVALDGAGTVTASHGLRVEAEGPVPEPGNLDLLVIPGGGWNDRSSVGAWAEYERGAVPDAVAAHHDAGATVASVCTGGMLLAKAGVFDGRPAVTHASALDDLRETAAEVREERVVDDGDVLSAGGVTSGIDLALHLVEREAGAEVAESVATTMEYTRQHAAYEPGAIVGAE, translated from the coding sequence ATGAACATCGCCGTAGTGCTGTACGAGGGGTTCGACGAGTTGGACGCGATCGGTCCGTTCGAGGTGTTCCGCACCGCCGAGGCAAAGGGCGCAGACTTCCACACGCGGCTCGTCGCACTCGACGGTGCGGGAACCGTGACGGCGAGCCACGGTCTCCGCGTCGAAGCCGAGGGGCCGGTCCCCGAGCCGGGTAACTTGGACCTGCTCGTCATCCCCGGCGGCGGCTGGAACGACCGCAGCAGCGTCGGCGCGTGGGCCGAGTACGAGCGCGGTGCCGTCCCCGACGCCGTCGCCGCCCACCACGACGCCGGCGCCACGGTCGCCTCCGTGTGTACGGGTGGGATGCTGCTCGCCAAGGCGGGCGTGTTCGACGGGCGCCCCGCCGTCACGCACGCCTCCGCGCTCGACGACCTCCGCGAGACGGCCGCGGAGGTGCGCGAGGAGCGCGTCGTCGACGACGGCGACGTGCTCTCCGCCGGCGGCGTCACCTCCGGCATCGACCTGGCGCTCCACCTCGTGGAACGCGAGGCCGGCGCCGAGGTCGCGGAGTCGGTGGCGACGACGATGGAGTACACCCGCCAACACGCGGCGTACGAACCGGGTGCGATCGTCGGCGCCGAGTGA
- a CDS encoding TIGR04024 family LLM class F420-dependent oxidoreductase has product MTHRDVSLPVAAQPSLDGLVSLTDRAESLGYDRAWLPETWGRDAVTTLALAAERTESIGLGTSILNVYSRSPALLGQTAATLQEASDGRFRLGLGPSGPAVIENWHGVDFGNPLKRTRETVEVTKQVLSGEPVSYDGSLFDLDGFRLRQGPPETPVPVDAAGMGPKAVELCGRFADGWHALMLTPDGLRDRLDAFRRGAELGERDPADQRVTLSLTCCALADADRAWELARQHVVFYVAAMGDYYRNALAAQGHGDTADTIRERWHDGDREGAMAALDDDLLDDLAAAGSPPAARETVERFEAVEGVDAVAVSFPRAAEGDEIRETMEALAP; this is encoded by the coding sequence ATGACACACCGCGACGTCTCCCTGCCCGTCGCCGCCCAACCGTCGCTCGACGGCCTCGTCTCGCTGACGGACCGAGCCGAGTCGCTCGGCTACGACCGCGCGTGGCTCCCCGAGACGTGGGGGCGCGACGCCGTGACGACGCTCGCGCTCGCCGCCGAGCGAACCGAGTCGATCGGACTCGGCACGTCGATACTCAACGTCTACTCGCGCTCGCCCGCCCTCCTCGGCCAGACTGCCGCCACTCTGCAGGAGGCCAGCGACGGCCGGTTCCGACTCGGCCTCGGGCCGTCCGGGCCCGCCGTGATCGAGAACTGGCACGGCGTCGACTTCGGCAACCCGCTCAAGCGCACTCGCGAGACGGTCGAGGTGACCAAGCAGGTGCTGTCGGGCGAGCCAGTCAGCTACGACGGGAGCCTGTTCGACCTCGACGGATTCCGACTCCGACAGGGGCCGCCCGAGACGCCCGTCCCAGTCGACGCCGCGGGGATGGGCCCCAAGGCGGTGGAACTGTGTGGACGGTTCGCCGACGGCTGGCACGCGCTCATGCTCACGCCAGACGGCCTGCGCGACCGCCTCGACGCCTTCCGTCGCGGCGCCGAGTTGGGCGAGCGCGACCCCGCCGACCAGCGGGTGACGCTGTCGCTCACCTGCTGTGCGCTCGCCGACGCCGACCGGGCGTGGGAGTTGGCCCGCCAGCACGTCGTGTTCTACGTCGCCGCGATGGGGGACTACTACCGGAACGCCCTCGCCGCGCAGGGGCACGGCGACACCGCGGACACGATCCGGGAGCGGTGGCACGACGGCGACCGCGAGGGCGCGATGGCCGCCCTCGACGACGACCTGCTCGACGACCTCGCGGCCGCGGGGTCGCCGCCGGCGGCCAGAGAGACGGTCGAGCGGTTCGAGGCGGTCGAGGGAGTCGACGCCGTGGCGGTGTCGTTCCCGCGCGCCGCCGAGGGCGACGAGATTCGCGAGACGATGGAGGCACTGGCGCCGTGA
- the thyA gene encoding thymidylate synthase, which produces MQQYLSTVEDVIRDGTYKPNRTGVDTLSAFSAHYEADLADGFPLLTTKDLSGFRWNSLIYELLWYLSGEEHIRDLREQTGIWDAWADDEGRLDTAYGRFWRRYPVPEEGLEGETWPDNSHRWLNDDERTFDQIAYVLDTLRENPNSRRIVVNAWHPANATVSTLPPCHYTFVFNVQGDRLNLHLTQRSGDLALGIPFNIAAYSILLTAVAQRTGFEPGTFAHSVVDAHVYCGTGERGDWYGDADTRSMLADGLADAESREDYERLADWVEESAPAEADGDERKDHVPGLLRQLGRDPRERPELRVADKPLDELTFEDIELLDYDPAPGIEFAVAE; this is translated from the coding sequence ATGCAGCAGTACCTCTCCACCGTGGAGGACGTGATCCGGGACGGCACGTACAAGCCGAACCGGACCGGCGTCGACACGCTGTCGGCGTTCTCCGCGCACTACGAGGCCGACCTCGCGGACGGCTTCCCGCTCCTCACCACGAAGGACCTCTCGGGGTTCCGCTGGAACTCGCTCATCTACGAGTTGCTGTGGTACCTCTCGGGCGAGGAGCACATCCGCGACCTGCGCGAGCAGACCGGCATCTGGGACGCGTGGGCCGACGATGAGGGCCGCCTCGACACCGCCTACGGCCGCTTCTGGCGGCGCTACCCCGTCCCCGAGGAGGGCCTGGAGGGAGAGACCTGGCCCGACAACAGCCACCGTTGGCTGAACGACGACGAACGCACGTTCGATCAGATCGCGTACGTCCTCGACACCCTGCGCGAGAATCCGAACTCCCGGCGTATCGTCGTGAACGCGTGGCACCCCGCCAACGCCACCGTCTCGACGCTCCCGCCGTGCCACTACACGTTCGTGTTCAACGTGCAGGGCGACCGCCTCAACCTCCACCTCACGCAGCGCTCGGGCGACCTCGCACTCGGCATCCCGTTCAACATCGCGGCCTACTCCATCCTCCTCACGGCGGTCGCCCAGCGCACCGGCTTCGAGCCGGGGACGTTCGCCCACAGCGTCGTCGACGCGCACGTGTACTGCGGCACCGGCGAGCGCGGCGACTGGTACGGCGACGCCGACACCCGCTCGATGCTCGCCGACGGGCTCGCGGACGCCGAGTCGCGCGAGGACTACGAGCGACTCGCTGACTGGGTCGAGGAGAGCGCGCCCGCGGAGGCCGACGGCGACGAGCGCAAGGACCACGTCCCCGGGTTGCTCCGCCAACTCGGGCGCGACCCGCGCGAGCGACCCGAACTCCGCGTCGCGGACAAACCCTTGGACGAGTTGACGTTCGAGGACATCGAACTGCTCGACTACGACCCCGCCCCGGGGATCGAGTTCGCGGTCGCGGAGTGA
- a CDS encoding cupin domain-containing protein: protein MEHVDIDAVEESGFGNGVSVRRLTGALGAEDLAINHYQLEPGEGFSGGMHTHLDQEELFVILSGTATFETPDDTVVVDEGEAIRFAPGEYQTGSNDGDEPVEALALGAPADSTEVRVPVECRECGHEALAAIPAEEGMAFECPECGTEADLPT from the coding sequence ATGGAACACGTCGACATCGACGCGGTCGAGGAGAGTGGCTTCGGGAACGGAGTGTCGGTGCGGAGACTGACGGGAGCGCTCGGGGCCGAAGACCTCGCGATCAACCACTACCAGTTGGAGCCGGGCGAGGGGTTCTCCGGGGGGATGCACACCCACCTCGACCAAGAGGAGCTGTTCGTGATCCTCTCGGGGACGGCGACGTTCGAGACGCCCGACGACACGGTCGTGGTCGACGAGGGCGAGGCGATCCGGTTCGCGCCCGGCGAGTACCAGACCGGGAGCAACGACGGCGACGAACCGGTGGAGGCGCTCGCGCTCGGCGCACCCGCCGACTCGACCGAGGTCCGCGTCCCCGTCGAGTGCCGCGAGTGCGGCCACGAGGCGCTCGCCGCGATCCCCGCCGAGGAAGGGATGGCGTTCGAGTGCCCCGAGTGCGGCACCGAGGCGGACCTCCCGACGTAA
- a CDS encoding MFS transporter yields the protein MREWRGVGLVAGWQVSASVCFYAVFAATAFLRAEFVLTRFQTGLAVTAVIGGYTLALFAAGAIVDAYGERRPMIGGLVAMGVGCVAVAFAPSYPLVLGSLFLVGVAYATAMPATNRSVLVVAPEGARNLAMNVKQVGVTVGSGLSAGIVTAAGTGGDWAAGFLVAAGVAALVAVAFAGGYDGRPGSGNLAFPDVRGLLSGAGYRGLLVAGFFLGAAVFTTTGYVVLHMTDSVLASAAVAGGTLAAIQVTGSLGRLGGGAIADRLPIPAATANARVLLVQSVVTAVGFVVVTLVGTPLVAAAAFTLLGFFVLGFPGMYYGCLTALVDDDEVGAATAGGQTAINLGGLLAPPAFGYLADTAGYALGWYGLAGCAALAAVALVPLVRE from the coding sequence GTGCGCGAGTGGCGCGGCGTCGGACTGGTCGCTGGATGGCAGGTGTCGGCGAGCGTCTGTTTCTACGCGGTGTTCGCGGCGACGGCGTTCCTCCGGGCGGAGTTCGTGTTGACGCGGTTCCAGACCGGACTCGCCGTGACGGCGGTGATCGGCGGCTACACGCTCGCACTGTTCGCCGCGGGCGCCATCGTCGACGCCTACGGCGAGCGCCGCCCGATGATCGGCGGCCTCGTGGCGATGGGTGTCGGCTGTGTCGCCGTCGCGTTCGCCCCGTCGTACCCGCTGGTGCTCGGGTCGCTGTTCCTCGTCGGCGTCGCCTACGCGACCGCGATGCCGGCGACCAACCGCTCGGTGTTGGTCGTCGCTCCCGAGGGCGCCCGCAACCTCGCGATGAACGTGAAACAGGTCGGCGTCACCGTCGGATCTGGACTGTCCGCGGGCATCGTCACGGCCGCGGGCACCGGCGGCGACTGGGCCGCGGGCTTCCTCGTCGCTGCCGGCGTGGCCGCGCTCGTCGCGGTCGCGTTCGCCGGTGGGTACGACGGTCGCCCGGGGTCTGGGAACCTCGCCTTCCCGGACGTGCGCGGTCTGTTGTCGGGCGCCGGCTACCGCGGCCTGCTGGTCGCGGGGTTCTTCCTCGGCGCGGCGGTGTTCACCACGACCGGCTACGTCGTCCTCCACATGACCGACTCGGTACTGGCGTCCGCGGCGGTCGCCGGCGGCACGCTCGCCGCGATCCAAGTGACGGGGAGCCTCGGGCGCCTCGGCGGCGGCGCCATCGCCGACCGCCTCCCGATTCCCGCGGCGACCGCCAACGCCCGCGTCCTCCTCGTCCAATCGGTCGTCACCGCCGTGGGCTTCGTCGTCGTCACGCTCGTCGGCACGCCGCTCGTCGCCGCCGCCGCGTTCACGCTGCTCGGCTTCTTCGTGCTCGGCTTCCCCGGGATGTACTACGGCTGTCTCACCGCGCTCGTCGACGACGACGAGGTGGGCGCCGCCACCGCGGGCGGCCAGACGGCGATCAACCTGGGGGGTCTGCTCGCGCCACCGGCGTTCGGCTACCTCGCCGACACCGCGGGCTACGCGCTCGGCTGGTACGGCCTCGCGGGGTGTGCGGCACTGGCGGCGGTCGCGCTGGTGCCACTGGTGCGGGAGTAG